Proteins from a genomic interval of Lolium perenne isolate Kyuss_39 chromosome 1, Kyuss_2.0, whole genome shotgun sequence:
- the LOC127294412 gene encoding rhodanese-like domain-containing protein 7 encodes MLPSPPLSVARRAATAVASAAAHHLLPSVNSLILEPSVPSPASPRRRIRLMPLRERPPLAPLSPHGRSFAVVAGDGGVKAEVPALVVVSFYRFADFPDHADFRRPIKELCEELRVSGGIILAPEGINGSLCGIPEAVEKVLNFIQADDRLKGLRMIQSPVTPEDEAIHHGHTSHSPVGAGEDAPFRWDHVRVKLKKEIVSFGDPDVMPTKTVGKYIKPKDWNALISDPDTVVIDVRNMYEIRIGKFNRAVDPCTKSFREFPSWVDNQFQLAESDSPSSVNGDTVTEGPGKNLNSSEPKELPRVAMYCTGGIRCEKASSFLLSKGFKEVYHLEGGILKYLEEIPEAESLWEGECFVFDKRVSVEHGLAQGTHKLCYGCKQPISDEDMESPKWEYGVSCPYCFATKSEEEKERARARQRQFETWGVIGGPDKGRSPKRLESVYKVEENKQSPSSV; translated from the exons ATGCTGCCCTCCCCACCACTCTCCGTCGCCCGCCGCGCCGCCACGGCCGTAGCGagtgccgccgcccaccacctatTACCCTCTGTCAACTCTCTAATCCTCGAGCCCTCTGTCCCTAGCCCTGCTAGCCCTCGCCGTCGCATCCGCCTCATGCCGCTGAGGGAAAGGCCCCCGCTCGCTCCCCTGTCGCCGCACGGAAGAAGTTTCGCGGTCGTCGCGGGAGATGGAGGCGTAAAAGCTGAGGTGCCGGCCCTAGTGGTGGTGTCTTTCTACAGATTCGCCGACTTCCCCGACCATGCCGACTTTCGGCGGCCGATTAAGGAGCTCTGCGAGGAGCTG CGTGTTTCAGGTGGCATTATTCTTGCACCAGAGGGAATCAATGGTAGTCTATGTGGAATACCAGAAGCTGTGGAGAAAGTTTTGAACTTTATTCAAGCGGACGATCGGTTAAAAGGATTGAGAATGATCCAATCACCTGTTACTCCAGAAGATGAGGCTATCCATCATGGACATACCAGCCATTCTCCTGTTGGTGCTGGGGAAGATGCACCATTCCGATGGGATCATGTCCGTGTGAAATTGAAAAAGGAG ATAGTGAGTTTTGGGGACCCAGATGTGATGCCAACGAAAACAGTTGGCAAGTATATAAAGCCTAAAGACTGGAATGCATTGATAAGCGATCCAGACACT GTTGTCATTGATGTGAGGAACATGTACGAGATACGCATAGGAAAATTTAATAGAGCTGTTGATCCATGCACAAAATCATTTAGAGAATTTCCATCTTGGGTTGATAATCAATTCCAGTTGGCTGAATCTGACAGTCCATCATCAGTAAATGGCGACACTGTTACTGAGGGACCAGGAAAAAATCTGAATTCCAGTGAACCCAAAGAGCTACCGCGAGTTGCTATGTATTGCACTGGTGGTATTAGATGTGAGAAGGCATCAAGCTTTCTCCTCAGCAAGGGATTTAAAGAG GTTTACCATCTGGAGGGTGGGATATTGAAGTATCTAGAGGAAATCCCAGAAGCTGAAAGCTTGTGGGAGGGTGAATGCTTTGTCTTTGACAAGCGTGTTTCAGTGGAGCATGGGTTAGCTCAAGGAACCCACAAACTTTGCTATGGATGTAAACAACCAATTAGCGATGAAGACATGGAGTCTCCTAAATGGGAGTATGGTGTATCATGTCCATATTGCTTTGCGACAAAATCTGAGGAGGAGAAAGAAAGGGCAAGGGCTCGGCAAAGGCAGTTTGAGACGTGGGGAGTTATTGGCGGTCCTGATAAAGGCAGAAGTCCAAAAAGGCTCGAATCTGTTTACAAAGTTGAGGAGAACAAACAGTCGCCCAGCTCTGTTTAA
- the LOC127294403 gene encoding uncharacterized protein: MYVLVPQQGGPSLVLDCRKRKGVAAQRSAGEMDEVRSQIGEAFRLAGELMDELPTTGNDPAYLAARCHGIVHAYNTAIRTLQHYGAVGAAAPQQFAGEPLDLLHLRSTEDSGASQLLLDPPAHLRHLQEQFHMPAAVFSGLAPPQAVRAGADVAGTSGGPLRRASTSKSPPAVQPRQGRRRRESGQRETVMVPAQRTGNTELPPDDGYTWRKYGQKDILGSKYPRSYYRCTHKNYYGCDAKKKVQRLDDDPFTYEVTYCGNHSCLTSTIPLFTLPDATATATTNSPTAATGSGLAPEELLMAPAEQAHSAALSTSIHLGISWMPASLQSIQAATTSAGVGSSGSAQMNVSTAGKDTDYPALDLADVMFNSGCSGGSSMDAIFSSHDRRDF; encoded by the exons ATGTACGTCCTTGTACCACAACAAGGCGGTCCTTCGTTAGTGCTTGATTGCCGAAAAAGGAAAGGAGTCGCGGCCCAACGCAGCGCAGGAGAGATGGACGAGGTCCGGTCACAGATCGGCGAGGCGTTCCGTCTCGCCGGCGAGCTCATGGACGAGCTCCCGACGACCGGGAACGACCCGGCCTACCTCGCCGCGCGCTGCCACGGCATTGTCCACGCTTACAACACGGCCATCCGCACGCTGCAGCACTACGGCGCCGTGGGCGCTGCCGCGCCGCAGCAGTTCGCCGGCGAGCCGCTCGACCTCCTCCACCTACGCAGCACGGAGGACTCCGGCGCGAGCCAGCTTCTCCTGGATCCTCCGGCCCATTTGCGTCACCTGcaggagcagttccacatgccggCCGCCGTGTTCAGCGGGCTAGCGCCACCGCAAGCGGTGCGCGCCGGGGCGGACGTCGCAGGCACGTCTGGCGGCCCGTTGAGGCGGGCGTCGACGTCGAAGTCCCCGCCGGCGGTCCAGCCACGGCAGGGCAGGAGGAG GAGGGAAAGCGGGCAGAGGGAGACGGTGATGGTTCCCGCGCAGCGGACTGGCAACACCGAGCTGCCACCAGACGACGGGTACACGTGGCGTAAGTACGGCCAGAAGGACATCCTCGGCTCCAAGTACCCAAG GAGCTACTACCGGTGCACCCACAAGAACTACTACGGATGCGACGCCAAGAAGAAGGTGCAGCGCCTGGACGACGACCCCTTCACGTACGAGGTCACCTACTGTGGCAACCACAGCTGCCTCACCTCCACCATCCCACTCTTCACCTTACCCgatgccaccgccaccgccaccaccaactCTCCGACCGCCGCGACAGGCTCCGGCCTCGCCCCTGAAGAACTCCTCATGGCGCCCGCCGAGCAGGCGCACTCTGCGGCGCTGTCCACGTCCATCCACCTCGGCATAAGTTGGATGCCGGCAAGCCTCCAGAGCATTCAGGCTGCCACCACGAGCGCCGGCGTTGGGAGCAGCGGCAGCGCGCAGATGAATGTGTCCACCGCAGGGAAGGACACGGATTACCCGGCGCTGGACCTAGCCGACGTCATGTTCAACTCCGGTTGTAGCGGGGGCAGCAGCATGGACGCCATCTTTTCTTCTCATGATCGACGGGATTTCTAG